A DNA window from Coffea arabica cultivar ET-39 chromosome 6c, Coffea Arabica ET-39 HiFi, whole genome shotgun sequence contains the following coding sequences:
- the LOC113692517 gene encoding uncharacterized protein, producing the protein MAILSTSLPSFTSPSSSFSSPTKPTLCPNPSTSFFNKKVTTNCQHENMLFSHHKTASYRYSSWGRFTTEEEEEDVDCCSFQEAVELFNKKEYYRCHDVLESLWNKSQEPTRTLVHGILQCAVGFHHLFNQNHRGAMMELGEGLCKLRKMNFEDGPFHMFEKDISGVLDFIYQTQLELAACTEDLCITMDQSERSYQLLGGYAAGQPLYRVQSTNQLDNSNYIVFCPERNRGFNGQIRIRLPILQASEDDLMNLDTNY; encoded by the exons ATGGCAATTCTTTCAACCTCTCTACCATCATTCACTAGTCCATCCTCCTCCTTTTCATCACCAACCAAACCAACTCTTTGCCCTAATCCCAGTACttcatttttcaacaaaaaagtTACTACTAATTGTCAGCATGAAAATATGCTGTTTTCACATCACAAAACTGCATCTTATCGGTATTCATCTTGGGGAAGATTTACcactgaagaagaagaagaagatgttgATTGTTGTAGCTTTCAAGAAGCAGTTGAGCTCTTCAACAAGAAGGAATATTATAGATGCCATGATGTTCTTGAATCCCTTTGGAACAAGTCCCAAGAGCCCACCAGAACTCTTGTGCATGGCATTTTGCAATGTGCTGTAGGTTTCCATCATCTTTTTAATCAg AACCACAGGGGAGCTATGATGGAGTTGGGAGAGGGACTGTGTAAGCTGAGAAAAATGAACTTCGAGGATGGACCGTTTCATATGTTTGAGAAAGACATATCTGGAGTATTGGATTTTATCTACCAAACTCAGTTAGAGCTCGCTGCCT GTACTGAGGATTTATGCATTACAATGGATCAATCGGAAAGATCATACCAGCTTCTTGGTGGTTATGCTGCTGGTCAGCCCCTCTATCGTGTGCAAAGCACTAACCAATTAGACAACTCCAACTACATTGTTTTCTGCCCAGAGCGGAATCGTGGTTTTAATGGTCAAATTCGAATAAGACTTCCAATTCTGCAGGCATCAGAAGATGATCTTATGAA